One part of the Musa acuminata AAA Group cultivar baxijiao chromosome BXJ1-5, Cavendish_Baxijiao_AAA, whole genome shotgun sequence genome encodes these proteins:
- the LOC135582602 gene encoding uncharacterized protein LOC135582602 isoform X2 gives MAKAKAKANHITQFQTIKNACDRLRCCRIIDKVLLDCRQLWCSASSEQGKMTKKKKKLRGRRKWMATNRRRRCCLQHWDPERQRPGIAIAVKAGLTKTDFDSTV, from the exons ATGGCGAAGGCGAAGGCGAAGGCGAACCACATCACCCAGTTCCAAACCATCAAGAACGCCTGCGATCGCCTCCGTTGTTGCAG GATTATTGACAAGGTCTTGCTCGATTGCCGGCAGCTCTGGTGTTCGGCGTCGTCGGAGCAAGGAAAgatgacaaagaagaagaagaagttgaggGGGAGGCGGAAATGGATGGCGACGAATCGACGCCGCCGCTGTTGCTTGCAACATTGGGACCCCGAGCGCCAGCGCCCG GGGATTGCTATTGCTGTAAAAGCTGGACTAACTAAGACAGATTTTGATTCCACCGTCTGA
- the LOC135582602 gene encoding uncharacterized protein LOC135582602 isoform X1: MAKETHIARFQTIKNACDRLRCCSQNESSEDVRSWRRRRRRRTTSPSSKPSRTPAIASVVAALVFGVVGARKDDKEEEEVEGEAEMDGDESTPPLLLATLGPRAPAPGDCYCCKSWTN; encoded by the exons ATGGCGAAGGAGACCCACATCGCCCGGTTCCAAACCATCAAGAACGCCTGCGATCGCCTCCGTTGTTGCAG CCAAAACGAGAGCTCTGAAGACGTCCGTTCATGGCGAAGGCGAAGGCGAAGGCGAACCACATCACCCAGTTCCAAACCATCAAGAACGCCTGCGATCGCCTCCGTTGTTGCAG CTCTGGTGTTCGGCGTCGTCGGAGCAAGGAAAgatgacaaagaagaagaagaagttgaggGGGAGGCGGAAATGGATGGCGACGAATCGACGCCGCCGCTGTTGCTTGCAACATTGGGACCCCGAGCGCCAGCGCCCG GGGATTGCTATTGCTGTAAAAGCTGGACTAACTAA
- the LOC103983723 gene encoding probable ethylene response sensor 1: MEGCDCIEPQWPADELLVKYQYISDFFIALAYFSIPLELIYFVKKSSFFPYRWVLIQFGAFIVLCGATHMINLWTFTMHSRTVALVMTVAKISTAVVSCATALMLVHIIPDLLSVKTRELFLKNKAEELDREMGIIRTQEETGRHVRMLTHEIRSTLDRHTILKTTLVELGRTLDLAECALWMPSRSGLNLQLSHTLHHQMPLGSVVSINLPVVNQVFSSNRAVRIPHTCPLARIRPQTGRYVPPEVVAVRVPLLHLSNFQINDWPELSAKSYAIMVLMLPSDSARKWHIHELELVEVVADQVAVALSHAAILEESMRARDLLMEQNVALDSARREAEMAIRARNDFLAVMNHEMRTPMHAVIALSSLLLETELTPEKRLMIETVLKSSNLLAALINDVLDLSKLEDGSFELEIANFNLHAVFREVINLIKPIAAVKKLSVSVTLAPDLPLCAIGDEKRLMQTILNVAGNAVKFTKEGHISITASVARSDSSRDPRAPEFSPVTSDRHFDLRVQIKDTGCGISPQDLPHIFTKFAHSRNSANKASNGSGLGLAICRRFVSLMEGQIWLESEGIGKGCTATFIVKLGICDPSGNLQQILQTTPSHGDANLPGPRAKFDDENGKFTPMMRYQRSV, encoded by the exons ATGGAGGGTTGTGACTGCATCGAGCCGCAATGGCCTGCTGATGAACTTCTAGTGAAGTATCAATATATATCAGACTTCTTTATAGCTCTTGCCTATTTCTCCATTCCTCTCGAGCTCATTTACTTCGTGAAGAAGTCTTCATTCTTCCCATACAGATGGGTGTTGATACAATTCGGTGCCTTCATTGTTCTTTGTGGAGCAACACATATGATAAATCTCTGGACATTCACCATGCACTCACGAACAGTTGCATTGGTGATGACTGTTGCGAAAATCTCAACTGCTGTTGTATCATGTGCTACAGCTTTGATGCTTGTTCACATAATTCCTGACTTGTTAAGTGTTAAGACAAGGGAGTTGTTTCTGAAGAATAAGGCAGAGGAACTTGATAGGGAGATGGGTATTATACGTACGCAAGAAGAAACAGGGCGACATGTCAGGATGCTTACGCATGAAATCAGAAGTACACTTGACAGGCACACAATATTAAAGACAACCCTGGTTGAACTAGGGAGGACTCTGGATTTGGCAGAATGTGCACTTTGGATGCCATCAAGGAGTGGTCTTAATCTCCAGCTCTCACATACTTTGCACCACCAAATGCCCCTCGGATCTGTTGTGTCCATCAACCTTCCTGTAGTCAATCAAGTCTTCAGTAGTAACCGTGCTGTAAGAATCCCACATACGTGTCCATTAGCAAGGATTCGGCCTCAAACTGGAAGATATGTGCCACCGGAAGTTGTTGCTGTCCGAGTTCCATTATTACATCTTTCAAATTTCCAAATAAATGATTGGCCTGAGCTTTCTGCCAAAAGCTATGCCATTATGGTTCTAATGCTCCCTTCAGACAGTGCAAGAAAATGGCACATACATGAACTGGAGCTTGTTGAGGTGGTCGCTGATCAG GTAGCAGTTGCACTTTCGCATGCTGCCATTTTAGAAGAGTCAATGCGGGCACGTGACTTACTTATGGAGCAAAATGTTGCTCTAGATTCCGCTCGTCGGGAGGCCGAGATGGCTATCCGTGCTCGCAATGATTTTCTAGCTGTCATGAACCATGAAATGCGGACTCCAATGCATGCAGTTATAGCTCTATCATCCCTGCTTCTGGAAACTGAGCTAACTCCTGAAAAACGACTGATGATAGAAACTGTGTTAAAAAGTAGCAATCTGCTGGCAGCACTTAtcaatgatgttttggatctttCTAAGCTGGAAGATGGGAGCTTTGAGTTGGAGATTGCAAATTTCAACCTTCATGCCGTTTTCAGAGAG GTCATAAATTTGATAAAACCGATAGCTGCTGTAAAGAAGCTCTCTGTGTCTGTGACATTGGCGCCCGACTTGCCCTTATGTGCCATTGGTGATGAAAAACGGCTTATGCAAACAATACTAAATGTTGCTGGCAATGCTGTCAAGTTTACGAAGGAGGGCCATATATCAATCACAGCATCTGTTGCCAGATCAGATTCTTCAAGAGACCCTCGGGCTCCTGAATTCTCTCCAGTTACCAGTGATCGGCATTTCGATTTGCGTGTACAG ATCAAGGATACTGGCTGTGGAATCAGTCCTCAAGATTTACCACACATCTTTACTAAGTTTGCACACTCCCGCAACAGTGCAAACAAAGCCTCCAATGGCAGTGGGCTCGGCCTTGCTATTTGTAGGAG GTTTGTGAGCCTCATGGAAGGACAGATCTGGCTTGAAAGTGAAGGCATAGGGAAAGGTTGCACTGCCACATTCATCGTCAAACTTGGTATTTGTGATCCAAGCGGAAATCTGCAACAAATTTTGCAGACTACACCAAGTCATGGAGATGCAAATCTTCCCGGCCCAAGAGCTAAATTCGATGATGAGAATGGGAAATTTACTCCTATGATGCGTTACCAAAGAAGTGTATAA